The proteins below come from a single Elusimicrobiota bacterium genomic window:
- a CDS encoding transposase, which translates to MELKRASHAVYELKYHFVWIPKYRRVVLDDKIAERLKEIFQGIAER; encoded by the coding sequence GTGGAGCTAAAACGAGCAAGTCACGCTGTATATGAACTCAAATATCATTTTGTCTGGATACCGAAGTATAGACGAGTAGTACTTGACGACAAAATAGCAGAACGACTTAAAGAAATATTTCAAGGAATAGCCGAACGC